From a region of the Deinococcus terrestris genome:
- a CDS encoding nicotinate phosphoribosyltransferase yields the protein MPAQSPLFTDLYQLTMMQGYWHHGLHAQEAVFDLYFRKLPFQGGFAVWAGLEPALEGLEGLRFSEDDLAYLEELGQFRPAFLDALRGWRFSGRVTAFREGSVVFPHEPLLTVHALLWEAQLVETALLNTLNFQTLVATKAARCVLAAESSRYGGQVVEFGARRAQGPDGSLSAARAAFVGGAVGTSNVEAGRLYGLPVSGTHAHAWVESFPDELTAFRAYAELYPDSTVLLLDTVDTLRSGLPNALTVARELRERGHELRGVRLDSGDLAYLSCRVRGALDEAGFPEVKIVASNDLSESVIASIIAEGGRIDTYGVGTQLVTAGGEGGGALGGVFKLAALDGVPKMKLTGEPRKSSLPGAKAVWRAVEADGSYALDALTLGEAPRPGDRVSDPTNPLRFSRLPGGLTWRPAREVVMEGGRRTLAPEGLPDLQARARADLARLPAGTRRMLNPHLYRVGLADDVAALRDRVAEELRGHIQP from the coding sequence CTGCCCGCCCAGAGTCCGCTGTTCACCGACCTCTACCAGCTCACCATGATGCAGGGTTACTGGCACCACGGCCTGCACGCGCAGGAGGCCGTCTTCGACCTGTACTTCCGCAAGCTGCCCTTTCAGGGAGGGTTCGCGGTGTGGGCCGGGCTGGAGCCCGCGCTGGAGGGGCTGGAGGGCCTGCGTTTCTCGGAGGATGACCTCGCCTATCTGGAGGAGCTGGGGCAGTTTCGCCCCGCCTTTCTGGATGCCCTGCGCGGCTGGCGCTTCTCCGGGCGGGTGACCGCCTTCCGCGAGGGCAGCGTGGTCTTCCCGCACGAGCCGCTGCTGACCGTCCACGCGCTGCTGTGGGAGGCGCAGCTCGTGGAGACGGCGCTGCTGAACACGCTGAACTTTCAGACGTTGGTGGCGACGAAGGCCGCCCGCTGTGTCCTTGCTGCCGAGAGCAGCCGGTACGGAGGGCAGGTCGTCGAGTTCGGGGCACGGCGGGCGCAGGGTCCGGACGGCTCGCTGAGCGCGGCGCGGGCCGCCTTCGTGGGCGGGGCGGTGGGCACCTCCAACGTGGAGGCGGGGCGGCTCTACGGCCTGCCCGTCAGCGGGACGCACGCCCACGCCTGGGTGGAAAGCTTTCCCGACGAGCTGACCGCCTTTCGCGCCTACGCCGAGCTGTACCCGGACAGCACGGTGCTGCTGCTGGACACGGTGGACACCCTTCGCAGCGGCCTGCCCAACGCGCTGACGGTGGCCCGCGAATTGCGCGAGCGCGGCCATGAACTGCGCGGCGTGCGGCTCGACAGCGGCGACCTCGCCTACCTCTCGTGCCGGGTCAGGGGAGCCCTGGACGAGGCAGGCTTCCCCGAGGTGAAGATCGTCGCCAGCAACGACCTCTCCGAGTCGGTGATCGCCTCCATCATCGCGGAGGGCGGGCGCATTGACACCTACGGGGTAGGCACCCAGCTCGTCACGGCGGGCGGCGAGGGGGGTGGGGCGCTGGGCGGCGTCTTCAAGCTGGCGGCGCTGGACGGCGTGCCCAAGATGAAGCTGACCGGCGAACCCCGCAAGTCCAGCTTGCCTGGAGCAAAAGCGGTGTGGCGGGCGGTGGAGGCGGACGGGAGTTACGCCTTAGACGCGCTGACGCTGGGCGAGGCCCCTCGCCCCGGCGACCGGGTAAGCGACCCCACCAACCCGCTGCGCTTCTCGCGGCTGCCGGGCGGTCTGACGTGGCGCCCCGCCCGCGAGGTGGTGATGGAGGGGGGACGGCGGACCCTGGCGCCCGAGGGTCTGCCCGACCTCCAGGCCCGCGCCCGCGCCGACCTCGCCCGGCTTCCGGCGGGAACGCGGCGCATGCTCAACCCGCACCTTTACCGGGTCGGCCTGGCGGACGACGTGGCCGCCCTGCGCGACCGGGTGGCCGAGGAGCTGCGGGGCCACATCCAGCCATGA
- a CDS encoding MFS transporter: MTSSARPISLDDAVDRLGLGPFQWRLLAICGLTWAADAMEVLLMGFALPGISAAFGLERGSADATLLLTATFAGMFVGALFWGWLADRIGRRAVFLTTVALGVVFGLAGAFAPSVAWLLVARFLTGFAIGGTLPVDYAMMAEFVPTPWRGRFLVYLESFWAVGTVMVAGLAWYLSTVFEPAEAWRWLLGLAALPGLIGLVARLGIPDSPRSLLVRGEERAARAALERVARANGTALPDAPLQVPPPAPRVTPAALFAGALRRRTVLLALVWFGLSLGYYGIFTWLPSYLRAGGLDLGAVYRTTLLLALAQVPGYLLSAYLVERVGRRGTLAGFLGVSAVAAFLFLLAGTPGTVLGTSALLSAALLGAWGALYAYTPELFPTPLRTTGMGFVSGMARLASLLSPSLGALLLTGQLAVALGLFAACFALAAVCAWLIGVETRGRQLSEAAMPENAA, from the coding sequence ATGACCTCCTCTGCCCGGCCGATTTCCCTAGACGACGCCGTGGACCGTCTTGGCCTCGGTCCCTTTCAGTGGCGGCTGCTCGCCATCTGCGGGCTGACCTGGGCGGCCGACGCGATGGAGGTGCTGCTGATGGGCTTCGCCCTGCCGGGCATCTCGGCGGCCTTTGGGCTGGAGCGCGGCTCGGCGGACGCGACCCTGCTGCTCACGGCGACCTTCGCGGGGATGTTCGTCGGGGCGCTGTTCTGGGGCTGGCTGGCAGACCGGATCGGGCGGCGGGCGGTCTTCCTGACGACGGTGGCGCTGGGCGTGGTCTTCGGGCTGGCGGGGGCCTTTGCGCCGTCGGTGGCGTGGCTGCTGGTGGCCCGCTTCCTGACCGGTTTTGCCATAGGGGGAACCCTCCCGGTGGATTACGCGATGATGGCCGAGTTCGTGCCGACCCCGTGGCGGGGGCGCTTTCTGGTGTATCTGGAGAGCTTCTGGGCGGTGGGCACGGTCATGGTGGCGGGGCTGGCGTGGTACCTCAGCACCGTCTTTGAACCCGCCGAGGCGTGGCGCTGGTTGCTCGGCCTCGCCGCGCTACCGGGGCTGATCGGGCTGGTGGCCCGGCTGGGGATTCCCGACTCGCCGCGCTCGCTGCTCGTGCGGGGAGAGGAGAGGGCGGCGCGGGCGGCGCTGGAGCGGGTGGCCCGAGCGAATGGAACCGCGTTGCCCGACGCCCCGCTGCAAGTCCCGCCCCCTGCGCCCCGCGTGACCCCGGCGGCCCTCTTCGCGGGGGCGCTGCGGCGGCGCACGGTGCTGCTGGCGCTAGTGTGGTTCGGCCTGAGCCTGGGCTATTACGGCATCTTCACCTGGCTGCCGTCGTACCTGCGGGCGGGGGGGCTGGACCTCGGCGCGGTGTACCGCACCACGCTGCTGCTTGCACTCGCACAGGTGCCGGGCTACCTGCTGTCGGCCTATCTGGTGGAGCGGGTGGGACGGCGAGGCACGCTGGCGGGCTTTCTGGGGGTGTCAGCGGTGGCGGCCTTCCTCTTCCTGCTGGCGGGGACGCCGGGCACGGTGCTGGGGACCTCGGCGCTGCTCTCCGCCGCGCTGCTGGGGGCGTGGGGGGCGCTGTACGCCTACACGCCGGAACTGTTCCCGACGCCGCTGCGGACGACCGGGATGGGCTTCGTGAGCGGCATGGCCCGCCTCGCCAGCCTGCTCTCGCCGTCGCTGGGGGCGCTGCTGCTGACCGGACAACTCGCGGTGGCGCTGGGCCTCTTCGCGGCCTGCTTCGCGCTTGCCGCCGTCTGCGCGTGGCTGATCGGCGTCGAGACACGCGGGCGGCAACTCTCGGAAGCCGCCATGCCGGAGAATGCGGCGTGA
- the nadE gene encoding ammonia-dependent NAD(+) synthetase produces MPTLRDQIRRELHVLPEIDPAAEVERRVAFLADYLRATGTRGYVLGISGGQDSTLAGRLCQLAAGRVQAEGGEATFLAVRLPYGVQADEADAQAALDFIQPDRTVTVNIKAAADASAQAAADALGQPLRDFVRGNIKARERMVAQYALAGQEGLLVVGTDHAAEALTGFFTKYGDGGVDLTPLTGLTKRQGAQLLAHLGAPEATWRKVPTADLEDDRPGLPDEAALGVTYGQIDAYLEGREVPEDVAARLERLYLNTRHKRTTPVTPFEDWWRA; encoded by the coding sequence ATGCCCACCCTCCGCGACCAGATCCGCCGCGAGCTTCACGTCCTCCCCGAGATCGACCCCGCCGCCGAGGTGGAGCGCCGCGTGGCCTTTCTCGCGGACTACCTGCGGGCCACCGGCACACGCGGGTATGTTCTCGGCATCAGCGGAGGGCAGGACAGCACCCTAGCCGGGCGGCTGTGCCAGCTTGCCGCCGGGCGGGTGCAGGCGGAGGGCGGCGAGGCCACCTTCCTCGCGGTGCGGCTGCCCTATGGCGTTCAAGCGGACGAGGCGGACGCGCAGGCGGCGCTGGACTTTATCCAGCCCGACCGCACGGTGACGGTGAACATCAAGGCGGCGGCGGATGCCTCGGCCCAGGCCGCCGCCGACGCGCTGGGTCAACCCCTGCGGGACTTCGTGCGCGGGAACATCAAGGCCCGCGAGCGGATGGTCGCCCAGTACGCGCTCGCCGGGCAGGAGGGCCTGCTGGTCGTGGGGACCGACCACGCGGCAGAGGCGCTGACGGGCTTTTTCACCAAGTACGGCGACGGCGGCGTGGACCTCACGCCCCTGACGGGCCTGACCAAGCGGCAGGGAGCGCAGCTTCTCGCCCACCTCGGCGCTCCCGAGGCCACCTGGCGCAAGGTGCCCACCGCCGACCTCGAAGACGACCGCCCCGGCCTCCCCGACGAGGCGGCGCTGGGCGTGACCTACGGGCAGATCGACGCTTATCTGGAGGGCCGCGAGGTGCCGGAGGACGTTGCCGCGCGGCTAGAGCGGCTGTACCTGAACACCCGACACAAGCGCACCACACCCGTGACTCCCTTCGAGGACTGGTGGCGGGCCTGA
- a CDS encoding alpha/beta fold hydrolase has protein sequence MAGLTRILCLHGGGLDARQWRGLRERLPEFGLLTPDLPGHGTRRGERLTLEGALQTALDVLTGRPAHIVGHSMGGALALELARRHPAQVQSLLVSGTVGPLSPGQARLMAWAARLPLPPGPALGLALRQFRIPEAEQPWVREALAPTLAPAWQADLVRLMVSLAPPEPSLVRTLVLVGALETRPARTGAARLARQLQTAPAWQVPGVGHVWNLEQPDLFAEVVRGWVRGGTLPDRLRPLR, from the coding sequence GTGGCGGGCCTGACCCGCATCCTGTGCCTGCATGGGGGTGGGCTGGACGCCCGGCAATGGCGGGGGCTGCGCGAGCGCCTGCCCGAGTTCGGGCTGCTGACCCCCGACCTCCCCGGCCACGGCACCCGCCGGGGCGAACGACTGACGCTGGAAGGGGCGCTGCAAACGGCGCTGGACGTGCTGACAGGCCGCCCCGCCCACATCGTCGGGCATTCGATGGGCGGGGCGCTGGCCCTGGAACTGGCGCGGCGGCACCCGGCACAGGTTCAGTCGCTGCTGGTGTCGGGAACGGTGGGACCGCTCAGTCCCGGTCAGGCGCGGCTGATGGCGTGGGCAGCCCGGCTCCCGCTGCCGCCCGGCCCGGCGCTGGGGCTGGCGCTGCGGCAGTTCCGGATTCCAGAGGCCGAGCAGCCCTGGGTGCGGGAGGCCCTCGCCCCCACCCTGGCCCCCGCGTGGCAGGCCGACCTCGTCCGGCTGATGGTGAGCCTCGCCCCGCCCGAGCCCTCCCTCGTCCGGACGCTGGTGCTCGTCGGCGCTCTGGAAACGCGCCCGGCCCGCACCGGGGCCGCGCGGCTGGCCCGGCAGTTGCAAACGGCTCCCGCGTGGCAGGTGCCGGGCGTGGGCCACGTCTGGAATCTGGAGCAGCCCGACCTCTTCGCGGAGGTCGTCCGAGGCTGGGTCCGGGGCGGGACCCTACCGGATAGATTGCGGCCCCTGCGCTGA